The Flexibacter flexilis DSM 6793 DNA window CTCGAAAGACTCAAGCGGTTGGCCACATCCATCTGAAAACTAATCATATAGTTTACAACAAGCCCTACTCCTACAACAAAAACAGTCATAGAAATAACACCTAACCACTTATACAAATTACGTGATGCGGATTGTACCTTCATTTGTTCGTAACGTATTTTTTATTTACCTCTATTAAAAAATCAATGATTTGGCTTACTTTATAAATATAATCTATTTCAGTAAGTTTTTGAGCAGCGACAGGCATTGTATCTATCATACACTCAGACGGTTCTTGTATAATAGTCAGGCCGCCTTTGTCTTTGATGCGCTTCATGCCCATTGCTCCATCTTTATTCGCTCCAGAGAGCAAGATACCAATTAGTTTGTCTTTATACACATACGCTGAGGTTTCCAATGTAATATCAATGGCTGGGCGCGAATTATTTATCATTTCTTCCGTAGAAAGCGCAAAAGAATTACCCAGTTCTACAGACATATGATAATTGGCAGGAGCTAAATAAACACAACCTTTTTTGATGGCTTCTTTATCATCTGGCTCACTAACAGGCATGGTACTTTTGATAGATAATGCCTCCACAAAACCATGACGCACGTGTTTGAGACGATGCAAACTCATGATGATAGGAAGTTGAAAATTACTGGGTAAGCTCGACAATATTTTTGTAATCCCCTGAAAACTACCCGCCGAACCCCCAATGACCACAGCCTTGTAACGGTTATGTATATGTTCTTGTCTTATCATTATGCCGTCGGTACTGTGGTTTAACTAATCCTTTATTTTCTTGTAAATTTTTTCTTCATTATTGGCCACGATGAATTTATTTGAAATTTCGCACCAGATTAAAGACTCCTTAGAGCCAATAGCTAAATAGCCGTATTTAAACAAACTTTCATGCAAAACAGACAAAACTCTATTTTGTAAGGTTTGATTAAAATAAATCATCACATTGCGACAAAGAATCAGGTCAAATTTAGAAAAAGCCTGCCCCATTACAAGGTCTTGCTCTCTAAAAGAGACATTTTCTACCAAGGACTTATCCATTACCGCAAAGCCATTATCTTCTTTGTAATAATCCTTGAGCGAACCTGCACCCTGAAAACGAATATAATTTTTCTCGTTCACGTCCATGTTCTTCATTGCATAACGCCCCATTCTGGCTTTGGCCAAAATCTCGCGATCAAGATCCGTAGCTACGATTTTTGCTTTGTCAAGCATATTCATTTCCTTGAGCATAATGGCCATAGAAAATACTTCCTCGCCCGACGAACAGCCTGCGTGCCAGATACTTATCTTGTCGTGATTGAGCATGATATTGGGAATCACTTTATCACGCAAAATACGCCAAAAAGATGGGTCACGGAACATCTCCGTTACGTTTACCGTAATCTCAGACACAAAATATTGAAAATACGCTGGATTCGTCTCCAATTTCTTCATCAAAGCGTCCACTGAACTGAGGCGATCAAGTTCCAAAAGCCTCAAAATCCGACGTTTAAATGAAGAAATAGCATAATTGGAGAAATCGTAATTATATTTTTCTTTGATTAACGTAGTTAGCTTTCTTAATTCTGCTATTTCAATATCCTGCATACAGTATCCCCGTTTTGATAGGTTTTGTCATTTTGTTTCGTTTCGTCTTGCTCTTTTCGAGTTCAAATACAAGACAGTGGCCAACAGTGTGGTTGGAAGGTTATTTTACTCTAACTTGGCCGTAAGTATAATAAAAAAAATGAAAGAAGTACAAGTACCACGTGCTTTTTTTGATAATATTATAGCATGCCCTTCGTTGTAGGTAGTTCATTTATTTGGTCAGCGTTTCGTTGAGCAGCCATCCTAATCGCCTTCGCTACGGCCTTGAATATCGCTTCAATTTTATGATGTTCATTTTGTCCTTCTGCCTTGATATTGAGGTTACAAGCTGCCGCATCACTAAATGATTTGAAGAAATGATAGAACATTTCCGTCGGCATATCTCCTACTTTTTCTCTGCGAAAATCTGCTTCCCATACCAGCCAATTTCTACCCGAAAAATCTATAGCAGCTTGTACCAAAACATCGTCCATTGGCAACAGAAAACCATAACGATTGATGCCTTTTTTCTCGCCCAAAGCCTGCTTATAGGCCATTCCCAAAGCCAAAGCTGCGTCTTCGATGGTGTGATGCTCGTCTACGTGCAAATCGCCCTGCACACGAACCCACAAATCTGCCCCCGAATGCTTGCCCAACTGCTCAAGCATGTGGTCAAAAAATCCTAACCCTGTCTTAATATCCGTTTTACCCGTCCCGTCCAGATTCAATTTTACATGAATTTTGGTTTCGTGCGTGTCGCGTATCACATCGGCCATTCGTGGCGGCATTCTCAAAAAATTCAGGATTTCATTCCAATCCGAAGCCACCAAACTGACCGTTTTTTTATCAAAATTAGCTACGTTTCCTTCTTTTTCAAGCACTTGTGCGCCGCTCTCCTCATGTTTGTCGAACAAATGAAAGCCTTGCCCCAACAAAATAGCTTTGGCGCCAAGGTTATATGCCAATTGCGCATCAGTGAGGCGGTCGCCAATCACAAAAGAGTTGGCAAGGTCGTAATCAGCCGAAAAATATTGCCCTAACATTCCCGTTCGTGGTTTGCGATTCGGGCTATTTTCGTGTTCAAAACTAGGGTCTATATGCATATGAGCAAAAGTAACATCTTCGCCAGCAAGCGTCTGTAACATTGCATTATGCGCAGGCCAAAAGGTTTCTTCAGGAAAAGAATTAGTTCCTAACCCATCTTGATTAGTTACCATTACTAGTTCATAATCCAGTTGCGTGGCAATTTGGTGTAAAGCCGTAATCGCGTGTGGCAAAAATGCCAGTTTTTCTAATGAATCTACCTGAAAATCAGTAGGTGGCTCGGCAATAATCGTTCCGTCGCGGTCAATGAACAATACTTTTTTCATTGGAAAAAATAAAATATTGAAGAGGCAAATTTAAAAAAAATACAATATTCTCCAGCTTAATTTTTGGGATAAAATTAGTCATTTTGTACCACACGCCGAATCGTCATGAATCGCTGTTGATAATAAGCATCGCTTAGGTTGTTGATTGTTACACCTTTAGATACTGCCGCATGCAAAAAACGAATCGGTTGGCCTTTTTCAGAAATAATCATACCAACGTGTCCGACTTTGCGCGGCGTAGTTTGGTATGGCATAAAAAAGATCAAATCACCTTTACGCGCGTCCGAAACACTCACCTCCTCGCCCAACAATGCTTGTTCGTGCGAAAAAAACGGTAGCGTAAAGCCATAATTTGAAAACACAAAACGCATAAAACCCGAACAGTCCAGCCCATCTTGCCCGTAACGTGTGCCTAATTTCGTTTTTCCGTAAGCAATGGCCTTATCTGCCTCAAAAATTGTGTACGGAATCGTGTCTGTGGTCATATTTTCAAATCCGTCCACAGGCTTTACTATTTTTCCCGATTTATTGTAATATTCCACTACTGCGCCGTGTATTGGGTGGTAATATTGCACCGAAAATAATCCTTTTTCAAAAACAGGCACAGCCGCCGAAGAGTCGGTTTCATCATAATAATAATTGGTGTTTATCAACTCTTTACCTTTTTTATTAATAAAAAACCAATTGCCTTCTTTGACCACAGCGGCCAGTTTTCCATCAAAAGGCAAGGCTTTCGCATAGCGAGTAGGAATTATATTTTTCCCTGAAGCATCGCAATACCCCCAAAGTCCATTACTTTGGCAAGGCATGAGTTTCTGGGCAAGTGTATTCACTGAAAAACAGGCAGTTATGGCCAATATTAAAGCAAATATTTTTTTCATGTGTTTATAGTTTTTCGTAGAAGCGAATATAACAGAAACAAATAAAACTATATTATGTTTTTTTGAAATGAGGCATTTGTAGTAATGTTTTTGATTTGCATCTGATTCAGATTAAGTTTGCATCCGATTTTAAAACTGAATTTATTTTTCAGAAAAATGATACAACTAATTGATACTCACGCACATATTTACGCCAAAGATTTCCGAAAAGACATTGACGACGTGTTGCGCGTAGCCTCCGAAGAAGGCGTTTACAAAATTTATATGCCCAACGTGGACAGCGAAACCATCGACCCCATGTTGGAAATGGAACAGAAATACCCCGCACAATGCGTACCTATGATGGGGCTGCACCCTTGCCACGTCAAAAAAGATTTTGAAAAAGAACTTTATCAGGTGGAAACTTGGCTTGCGAAGCGGCCATTTGTGACGGTGGGCGAAATCGGGCTGGATTTTTATTGGGATATGACTTTCCGCGAGCAACAAGAAGAAGCCTTGCGCATACAATTGCGTTGGGCAAAGCAATATAACATTCCTGTTGCGATTCATTGCCGTAACTCATTCGCAGAAACCGCCGACATCATCGAAGCCGAACAAGACGGCACACTTACAGGCGTTTTTCACTGCTTTTCGGGCAATGCCGACGATGCCAAACGCGCTGCTGCACTGGGTTTTGTGGTCGGAATTGGTGGCGTAGCTACTTTCAAAAATGGCGGCGTGGCCGAAGCCGTGCCAGACATAGACCTTTCGCAAATCGTATTGGAAACCGACTGCCCGTACCTTGCCCCCGTACCGCACAGAGGCAAACGCAACGAACCTTCGTACATCGCGCTGATTGCGCAAAAACTTGCTGATATAAAAGCCATTCCGCTGGAGGAATTGGCTAAAATCACAACAGCAAACGCCCTGAAACTTTTCAAGCAAACAGCCTAAAAAACAAAAGCCCTCTGACATTCATACATCAGAGGGCTTTTGTTTTATCTAAAAGAAATTTACTATTCTTTCATTTTTTGCGCTTCTACAGCTGCCAAACAAACCATGTTCACGATTTCGCGCACAGAGCTGCCCAACTGCAAAATATGCACAGGCTTGCGCATGCCCATCAGCACAGGACCGACTACTTCCGCGCCACCCAATTCTTGCAACAATTTGTACGCAATGTTACCAGCAGAAAGCGTTGGGAAAATAAGCGTATTGGCTCCACCTTTTTCGGCCAACTCACTGAACGGATAATTCTCTTTGAGCAAATCCACGTTCAAGGCAATGTTAGCTTGCATTTCTCCATCAATCAACATTTCAGGATATTTTGCTTTGGCCAAATGCGCGGCTTTCATCATTTTTTCAGGTTCTTCGCCACGTCCAGCTCCAAAGTTAGCATACGAAAGCAACGCGATGCGCGGCTCAATGTCAAAATACTTCACGGTTTTGGCCGTAAGCCCGATGATGTCCACCAACTCTTCCGCCGTAGGATTTACATTTACCGTCGTATCGGCAAAGAAATATACACCGCGTTTGGTATCAATCAAATACATACCCGCCACACGTTTTACGCCTTCGGCCACACCAATTACACGCAACGCGGGGCGAATAGTTTTGGCGTATTCTTTCGTAAGACCCGAAATCATGGCATCGCCCAAATCCAAATCGAGCATCATCGCACCGAAATAGTTGCGGTCGCGCATTTTCTTTTTGGCATCGTGTAGCGTAATGCCTTTGCGTTTACGTTTTTCGTAAAGCAATTGGCCATATTCTGCACAACGTTCTTCTTCGTGCAATGGATCAATCACGGGGCAGCCGTCAAGTTCCAGATTATTTTCACGAATTAATCGTCTGATTACCTGTACATTACCCAGCAAAATTGGGTGGCCAATACCGTCATCTTTCACGATTTGGGCAGCTTTCAATATTTTGAGGTTATCGGCTTCAGCAAAAATAATGCGTTGCGGTGCCGCTTTCGCACGTGCCGTAATACGGTTCATTATCTTTCTGCCCATGCCCACACGCGCCAACAAATCTTGCTCGTATTGTTCCCAGTTTTCGATACGCAAACGCGCTACGCCCGAATCCATCGCGGCTTTAGCTACGGCTGGGGCAATCGTGGTAATCAAGCGTGGGTCTAAAGGCTTGGGAATCAAATATTCACGACCAAACGTAATAGTTTTGCTCGAATAGGCTTTGTTCACAATATCGGGTACAGGCTCTTTGGCCAATGCCGCAATGGCGTGCGTTGCGGCCAATTTCATGGCTTCGTTGATAGACTTAGACCTTACGTCCAGCGCACCTCTGAAAATGTACGGAAAGCCCAACACGTTATTCACTTGGTTAGGGTGATCGGAACGCCCCGTAGCCATAATAATATCCGTGCGAGAAGCCATTGCCAATTCGTATTCAATTTCGGGATCAGGATTGGCCAACGCAAAAACAATCGGATTGGAAGCCATACGCAACAAATGTTCTGGCTTCACAAGATTGCCCGCCGAAAGCCCCAAGAATACGTCTGCACCTTCCATGGCTTGGTCGAGCGTATAAATGTCGCGGTGCGTGGCGAATTGGTAGCGAATATCATCGGTAGAAACAGAGTCGGTGCGTAACACACCCTCTTTATCCACCATAACGATATTGGCCTTGCTAACGCCCAACGAAAGATAAAAACGAGTACAAGCAATAGCCGCAGCACCTGCGCCCAATACCACTAATTTTATTTCATCGATTTTTTTACCAACCAACTCAAGTGCATTGAGAAGGGCTGCACCCGAAATAATAGCCGTTCCGTGTTGGTCGTCGTGCATGAGCGGAATATTCATTTGCCGCTTTAGCTCGGTTTCGATATAAAAACTTTCAGGAGCTTTAATGTCTTCGAGGTTGATACCGCCGAAAGTTGGCTCCAAAGATTTCACGATTTTGATAAACTCGTGCGGATCTTGCGAATCTATTTCGATGTCAAAAACGTCAATACCTGCAAACTTTTTGAACAAAACGCCTTTTCCCTCCATTACGGGTTTGGACGCGTCTGGCCCGATGTTGCCTAAGCCCAATACCGCCGTGCCGTTCGAAATAACGCCAACCAAATTACCTTTAGCCGTATATTTGTAAACGTCGTCTTTGTTGGCGGCAATTTCCTTGCAAGGCTCTGCTACCCCTGGCGAATAGGCCAAAGCCAAATCGCGCTGCGTGGTAACTGGCTTAGTAGGAACGACCTCTATCTTGCCCGGTTGGGGGTTTTCGTGATAATAGAGGGCATCTTCTTTTCTGATTTTTGCCATAAATATTTATTATTGGTGGGTTGTGTTGTTTCTTTGTATAATAAGGGAATATCAAACAAAACCTGCGAACAATGCTCGTAGGCAAGTTGCAAAGCTATACAATCTTTAGACTTTTGCGCAATGATATAGCCAAACAAAATACCATTCGTACCCGAAAATTACAAAATTTTACGTCTTGTTATTTTTTTATTTTCGTTAATTTAAAATTATTTTATTAAATCAAAACTCCATAACAATACTTTTAAGACAAATGAATACAACTATAACACTACGAAACGCCACAACCTCCGACCTGCCCGTTATCTTGTCCATTACCAACGATGCTATTTTGCACAGCACCGCCCATTACGCCTACGAACCGCAAACATTGGCCGTCCAAACGCAATGGTTTGAAGACAAATTGGCGCAAAACTGGCCTGTCATCGTGGCGGAAGCAGACGGGAAAGCCGTTGGATTTGGGACGTATGGTTCTTTTCGGGTGCGAGAAGGCTACCGCTTTACCGTAGAACATTCCGTATATCTACAAGACGACTTTCAGGGGCGAGGCATTGGGCAAATGCTTTTGCTAGAACTGGTCAGGCTTGCCAAAACACAGGGTTTTCATACCATGATTGGAGTGATAGATGCCGCCAACACGGGAAGTTGTGCCTTTCATGCGCGAAATGGTTTTGAACAAGTCGGACACTTGCGCCAAGTAGGTTATAAGTTTGGGCAATGGCTGGATTTGGTGCTGATGCAGAAGATGTTATAATCTAATTCAATAAACACACACATCATTCTAGCCAATCTAATCTTCTTTTAAATTCCTAAAAATATAACCCAATATCATGCAAAAGAACATAATCTTAGTTTTCCTACTTTTTTTATTTGCTACCAATCACAACTATGCCCAAAAACTCAGTCAACCCGAAAAAGATTTCGAATTATTTTGGACTACTTTTAGGGATAATTATGCTTTTTTCGCTTTAAAAAATGTCAATTGGGATAGCACTTACGCCAAATATAGGCCAATGGTTAGCTCCAAAACCAAAGAAAAAGAACTAATTTCGATATTGGGGCAAATGGTTGCGCCGCTCAAAGATGGCCACATTACCATTTCCAAAGGCGAAGAAATGGTTTACAAAAGCCCCAAAACTTCACATTTCAAACAAGAGTTTAAAGGCATGGAGGCCGCTTTCTGGCAAACAGTCGATACTACTTTATTGCAAAATGGCTTTTCTAAATCAGTGGGCATTGGTGCAGCATTTAAAGGCGAAAAGCTCTATTATTTTGCCCAAAGTCCGCAAGTGGCTTATATCCGAATTACGCGTTGTTTTAATGAAGTAGAAAGTCTTTTTGATGATAAAAAAGAAGGCCAGGACACGCGCCAAATGCTGCATTTGTTCGATTCCCTACTTACGAAAATATCTGATATACAGACGTTAATTGTGGATTTGCGTGGCAATGGTGGCGGACATGGTGGTTTGGAATTGGCCTCCCGATTGGCCACCGAAAAGCGTCTGACACACTACAAAGCCATTCGGCAAAAAGGCGGCTATCAACAATATTCTACGCCCGAACCGCAGTACATTGCGCCCAACAACGGCGTGCAATATCACGGCAAAGTTATATTGCTGACCAGCGACAAAACGGCCAGTTCTGCCGAAGATTTTACGATTTCGCTTTGCCAACAACCCAACGTAACAACCGTCGGGACGAATACATCAGGAATGTTATCGGATATGTACGGCGCGAATTTGTCGCACGACATCGCCTTTACACTGTCCAATCAGGTGTATTATTCGGCGGGTAAAGAAATACTCGAAGATAAGGGCGTTTCGGTGACGCATCGGGTAGCCAATACCAAACAAGACATTCAGCGACACCAAGACACCGTCTTACAGAAAGCCTTTGAAGTGTTATATTCGACTAAATAACTCACACATAAACAGATGCTTCAGCAACTCACCAGCCATTTGGCTACACGCACGCTTTGGCAAGCGGCTTTTTATTCGTTGGCCATCAATATTTTTATTTTTGGGCTGGCGATGAGCTTGGGCAAATGGGTTTTGCGCCAACCCAACAGCCAATTTGTAGCCCACAAACCCACTGCGACCACGTTTTTTGAATGGCGAATGGCAGGGCTTACCGTGTTGCTCAATGCCTTCGTCAATTGGTTGGGTTGGTGGCTTTGGCAACAAGGCTGGGTTGTGGTAGTACATTGTTACGGATGGTGCGTGTTTACCGATTTGCTGTTTTTGTTCCTGACAATGGATTTGGCCATGTACGTGCTACACAGGGTGGCGCATCATAGGCTTTTGTACGGCTGGGTGCACGCGTTGCATCATCGCTACGAAAACCCGCAACCTATTTCGCTTTTTGTGCTCAATCCCGCCGAAACGCTCGGCTTTGGTGGACTGTGGCTGGTGTTGCTGTGTTTGCGGCCTGTGTCGTGGTGGGCAGTGATTATTTACCTAACGGCCAACTTGATTTTTGGTTTGGTGGGGCATTTGGGTATTGAGCCATTTCCCCGAAAAATAACCAAAATTTTCTTGCTCAAATGGTTTACTACCAGCACTTTTCATGCGCATCATCACCAAGACGCGCACGTTAATTTTGGTTTTTATACACTTATTTGGGATAAATTATTCAACACGTTGGCTCGTTATTACAGCTCTCATTTTGGCCAATTGCCGCCGCATAAAATAACACCACTCCCCGACCAAGAAAATACTCCCGCCAATAACCCAAAGCCTCTATAAGCCACACAATAATTGTGGCTTTGGTATTATCAAAAACTAAACTGTTTCGTGAAGTTTGTTGTAAATCCTGACCGCCTGCATGGCTTCTTTCACGTCGTGCACGCGCAAAATAGCCGCGCCACGTTCCAACGCCAACGTGTTGAGTACCGTAGTTCCGTTGAGGGCTTCGGCGGCACTCACACCCAACAGTTTCGTAATCATGGACTTGCGCGAAATCCCGACCAACATCGGACAATCCAAATGCTCAAAAAGCGGCATTTGCGCCAGCAACTCATAATTTTGGTCTAAAGTTTTGGCAAAAC harbors:
- a CDS encoding chemotaxis protein CheB — encoded protein: MIRQEHIHNRYKAVVIGGSAGSFQGITKILSSLPSNFQLPIIMSLHRLKHVRHGFVEALSIKSTMPVSEPDDKEAIKKGCVYLAPANYHMSVELGNSFALSTEEMINNSRPAIDITLETSAYVYKDKLIGILLSGANKDGAMGMKRIKDKGGLTIIQEPSECMIDTMPVAAQKLTEIDYIYKVSQIIDFLIEVNKKYVTNK
- a CDS encoding CheR family methyltransferase, with the translated sequence MQDIEIAELRKLTTLIKEKYNYDFSNYAISSFKRRILRLLELDRLSSVDALMKKLETNPAYFQYFVSEITVNVTEMFRDPSFWRILRDKVIPNIMLNHDKISIWHAGCSSGEEVFSMAIMLKEMNMLDKAKIVATDLDREILAKARMGRYAMKNMDVNEKNYIRFQGAGSLKDYYKEDNGFAVMDKSLVENVSFREQDLVMGQAFSKFDLILCRNVMIYFNQTLQNRVLSVLHESLFKYGYLAIGSKESLIWCEISNKFIVANNEEKIYKKIKD
- the hisB gene encoding bifunctional histidinol-phosphatase/imidazoleglycerol-phosphate dehydratase HisB; amino-acid sequence: MKKVLFIDRDGTIIAEPPTDFQVDSLEKLAFLPHAITALHQIATQLDYELVMVTNQDGLGTNSFPEETFWPAHNAMLQTLAGEDVTFAHMHIDPSFEHENSPNRKPRTGMLGQYFSADYDLANSFVIGDRLTDAQLAYNLGAKAILLGQGFHLFDKHEESGAQVLEKEGNVANFDKKTVSLVASDWNEILNFLRMPPRMADVIRDTHETKIHVKLNLDGTGKTDIKTGLGFFDHMLEQLGKHSGADLWVRVQGDLHVDEHHTIEDAALALGMAYKQALGEKKGINRYGFLLPMDDVLVQAAIDFSGRNWLVWEADFRREKVGDMPTEMFYHFFKSFSDAAACNLNIKAEGQNEHHKIEAIFKAVAKAIRMAAQRNADQINELPTTKGML
- a CDS encoding NlpC/P60 family protein, which codes for MKKIFALILAITACFSVNTLAQKLMPCQSNGLWGYCDASGKNIIPTRYAKALPFDGKLAAVVKEGNWFFINKKGKELINTNYYYDETDSSAAVPVFEKGLFSVQYYHPIHGAVVEYYNKSGKIVKPVDGFENMTTDTIPYTIFEADKAIAYGKTKLGTRYGQDGLDCSGFMRFVFSNYGFTLPFFSHEQALLGEEVSVSDARKGDLIFFMPYQTTPRKVGHVGMIISEKGQPIRFLHAAVSKGVTINNLSDAYYQQRFMTIRRVVQND
- a CDS encoding TatD family hydrolase, which produces MIQLIDTHAHIYAKDFRKDIDDVLRVASEEGVYKIYMPNVDSETIDPMLEMEQKYPAQCVPMMGLHPCHVKKDFEKELYQVETWLAKRPFVTVGEIGLDFYWDMTFREQQEEALRIQLRWAKQYNIPVAIHCRNSFAETADIIEAEQDGTLTGVFHCFSGNADDAKRAAALGFVVGIGGVATFKNGGVAEAVPDIDLSQIVLETDCPYLAPVPHRGKRNEPSYIALIAQKLADIKAIPLEELAKITTANALKLFKQTA
- a CDS encoding NADP-dependent malic enzyme, producing the protein MAKIRKEDALYYHENPQPGKIEVVPTKPVTTQRDLALAYSPGVAEPCKEIAANKDDVYKYTAKGNLVGVISNGTAVLGLGNIGPDASKPVMEGKGVLFKKFAGIDVFDIEIDSQDPHEFIKIVKSLEPTFGGINLEDIKAPESFYIETELKRQMNIPLMHDDQHGTAIISGAALLNALELVGKKIDEIKLVVLGAGAAAIACTRFYLSLGVSKANIVMVDKEGVLRTDSVSTDDIRYQFATHRDIYTLDQAMEGADVFLGLSAGNLVKPEHLLRMASNPIVFALANPDPEIEYELAMASRTDIIMATGRSDHPNQVNNVLGFPYIFRGALDVRSKSINEAMKLAATHAIAALAKEPVPDIVNKAYSSKTITFGREYLIPKPLDPRLITTIAPAVAKAAMDSGVARLRIENWEQYEQDLLARVGMGRKIMNRITARAKAAPQRIIFAEADNLKILKAAQIVKDDGIGHPILLGNVQVIRRLIRENNLELDGCPVIDPLHEEERCAEYGQLLYEKRKRKGITLHDAKKKMRDRNYFGAMMLDLDLGDAMISGLTKEYAKTIRPALRVIGVAEGVKRVAGMYLIDTKRGVYFFADTTVNVNPTAEELVDIIGLTAKTVKYFDIEPRIALLSYANFGAGRGEEPEKMMKAAHLAKAKYPEMLIDGEMQANIALNVDLLKENYPFSELAEKGGANTLIFPTLSAGNIAYKLLQELGGAEVVGPVLMGMRKPVHILQLGSSVREIVNMVCLAAVEAQKMKE
- a CDS encoding GNAT family N-acetyltransferase, encoding MNTTITLRNATTSDLPVILSITNDAILHSTAHYAYEPQTLAVQTQWFEDKLAQNWPVIVAEADGKAVGFGTYGSFRVREGYRFTVEHSVYLQDDFQGRGIGQMLLLELVRLAKTQGFHTMIGVIDAANTGSCAFHARNGFEQVGHLRQVGYKFGQWLDLVLMQKML
- a CDS encoding S41 family peptidase; protein product: MQKNIILVFLLFLFATNHNYAQKLSQPEKDFELFWTTFRDNYAFFALKNVNWDSTYAKYRPMVSSKTKEKELISILGQMVAPLKDGHITISKGEEMVYKSPKTSHFKQEFKGMEAAFWQTVDTTLLQNGFSKSVGIGAAFKGEKLYYFAQSPQVAYIRITRCFNEVESLFDDKKEGQDTRQMLHLFDSLLTKISDIQTLIVDLRGNGGGHGGLELASRLATEKRLTHYKAIRQKGGYQQYSTPEPQYIAPNNGVQYHGKVILLTSDKTASSAEDFTISLCQQPNVTTVGTNTSGMLSDMYGANLSHDIAFTLSNQVYYSAGKEILEDKGVSVTHRVANTKQDIQRHQDTVLQKAFEVLYSTK
- a CDS encoding sterol desaturase family protein; amino-acid sequence: MLQQLTSHLATRTLWQAAFYSLAINIFIFGLAMSLGKWVLRQPNSQFVAHKPTATTFFEWRMAGLTVLLNAFVNWLGWWLWQQGWVVVVHCYGWCVFTDLLFLFLTMDLAMYVLHRVAHHRLLYGWVHALHHRYENPQPISLFVLNPAETLGFGGLWLVLLCLRPVSWWAVIIYLTANLIFGLVGHLGIEPFPRKITKIFLLKWFTTSTFHAHHHQDAHVNFGFYTLIWDKLFNTLARYYSSHFGQLPPHKITPLPDQENTPANNPKPL